The following are encoded in a window of uncultured Sphaerochaeta sp. genomic DNA:
- the tnpB gene encoding IS66 family insertion sequence element accessory protein TnpB (TnpB, as the term is used for proteins encoded by IS66 family insertion elements, is considered an accessory protein, since TnpC, encoded by a neighboring gene, is a DDE family transposase.), whose amino-acid sequence MLFDTKGYRLYLRPGHVDFRKGSHALALLVEQEMELSPFDKCMFLFCSRHRDKIKILLWEDNGFWLLQKNLQKGRFPWPRSMERARAISNDQLIMLLSGIDCWNLLPVLRYESMG is encoded by the coding sequence ATGTTGTTTGACACCAAAGGCTACAGGCTGTACCTGAGGCCTGGTCATGTCGATTTCCGTAAGGGGTCCCATGCATTAGCCCTGCTGGTGGAGCAGGAAATGGAGCTCTCCCCCTTCGACAAGTGCATGTTCCTCTTCTGCTCAAGACACCGTGACAAGATCAAGATCCTGCTGTGGGAGGACAATGGTTTCTGGCTGTTGCAGAAGAACCTCCAGAAGGGCAGGTTCCCCTGGCCCAGGAGCATGGAGAGGGCAAGGGCCATCTCCAATGACCAGCTCATCATGCTGCTCTCGGGCATCGACTGCTGGAACCTTTTGCCGGTGCTCAGGTACGAGTCCATGGGGTGA
- a CDS encoding IS3 family transposase, with protein MQQRYHFSVGYRKMAPLLQTESGIKTSQRRVHRIMREKGLQSTVRPKKYTAEIYLRRKQMKESLPPDLIQRKFFSLEPFKRLVEDITYLPCLEQMMYLNSIEDLFNGEIPAYAISEMVDSKLCTDTVDILAGKIDDTQGAILHSDLGSTYLSYAYRDLLEKLGIRISLGEVCYDNAAMESLNSIIKTECLYCRFGKSNVKNHKVPKKDVIAAVVEFIEYYNTTRPKESLGFMSPVEFRLRNPKGTYPVVIS; from the coding sequence ATCCAGCAGCGGTATCATTTCAGTGTCGGATACCGCAAGATGGCCCCCCTGCTTCAGACCGAATCCGGAATTAAGACAAGCCAGAGAAGAGTCCATAGAATCATGAGGGAGAAAGGTCTGCAGTCCACGGTCCGGCCGAAGAAATATACTGCTGAGATATACCTCAGGAGGAAACAAATGAAGGAATCTCTTCCTCCTGACCTCATTCAGCGCAAGTTCTTCTCCCTTGAGCCTTTCAAACGGCTGGTTGAGGACATCACCTACCTGCCGTGTCTTGAGCAGATGATGTACCTGAACTCCATCGAGGATCTGTTCAACGGGGAGATTCCTGCATACGCAATCTCGGAGATGGTTGATTCCAAGCTCTGCACGGATACTGTCGACATCCTGGCCGGGAAGATCGATGATACCCAAGGCGCCATTCTGCACAGCGACCTCGGCTCCACATATCTGTCGTATGCATACAGGGATCTCCTGGAGAAGCTCGGCATACGCATAAGCCTGGGAGAGGTGTGCTATGATAATGCGGCGATGGAATCGCTTAACAGCATAATCAAGACCGAATGCCTCTACTGCCGATTCGGGAAAAGCAACGTAAAGAACCATAAGGTGCCCAAGAAGGATGTGATCGCAGCGGTCGTCGAGTTCATCGAATACTACAACACAACACGCCCCAAGGAGAGCCTGGGATTCATGTCACCCGTTGAATTCCGGCTCAGGAATCCCAAAGGCACATACCCTGTTGTTATCTCCTAG
- a CDS encoding IS66 family transposase — MGDIQMSEREQELERRVQMLENQLSETQDQLSHVRMQLAEGQDAYSQLRSQHDQLLERIALLTARKFCPSSETSGQLNLFDEAEVGVPTAEEIEEERQQEKADTGNKKKRRHTILSVPANTPTIVRFHALSDENKDCRRCGTTLEVTGTKTINRLVRIPATMVVVQDVYEQAACPSCEADTGSGETNLVTEPSTALLPSSMADSSLVASVVSRKFCDHLPLYRQSEMFTREGLPLSRQTLSSWVVEAGKALEPLGRSLGKAVLSSPMVGMDETRVQVLHEPGRKATDKSCMVVQVGTSKTRKAILFTYRTGNSGKELSPLIEGYRGILQTDGLQQYIPIGKGTGITHLLCWAHARRRFAEIVKANPKAQKAKKAVTLIGNLYHADNQVRERWLAGELDDEAFVEQRATAAREPLAELREFLDRNAGIPPKTELGKAFEYTTSHWDGLVRYCNHALARLDNNEVEAKIRPFSIGRSNWLFANTVNGAKASALLFSLVESAKANNINPEDYLYLVMEKAPGCTSEEDWEGLLPWNIPMEEARPLREFLLSAKPDPNRTEPYMLRGKSI; from the coding sequence ATGGGAGACATACAGATGAGCGAGCGTGAACAGGAACTTGAGAGACGGGTGCAGATGCTGGAGAACCAGCTATCAGAGACGCAGGACCAGCTCTCCCATGTCCGTATGCAACTGGCCGAAGGCCAGGATGCCTACTCACAGCTCAGGAGCCAGCACGACCAGTTGCTCGAGCGCATCGCCCTGCTCACCGCCCGCAAGTTCTGCCCCTCATCCGAGACTTCCGGCCAGCTCAATCTTTTCGACGAGGCCGAGGTGGGGGTTCCCACAGCAGAGGAGATCGAGGAAGAGAGACAGCAGGAGAAAGCGGATACCGGCAACAAGAAAAAGCGCAGGCACACCATTCTCAGCGTCCCTGCAAACACCCCAACCATTGTCCGCTTCCATGCACTCTCCGATGAAAACAAGGATTGCAGGCGCTGTGGCACCACCCTCGAGGTGACCGGCACCAAGACCATCAACCGGCTGGTGAGGATCCCCGCCACCATGGTGGTGGTCCAGGATGTGTATGAGCAGGCTGCCTGCCCCAGTTGCGAGGCTGACACCGGAAGCGGCGAGACCAACCTGGTCACCGAGCCCTCCACTGCATTGCTCCCATCCTCGATGGCGGACAGCTCGCTGGTAGCCTCGGTGGTGAGCCGCAAGTTCTGCGACCACCTTCCCCTCTACCGGCAATCGGAAATGTTCACTCGCGAGGGTTTGCCGCTTTCGAGGCAGACACTCTCCTCCTGGGTGGTCGAGGCCGGAAAGGCATTGGAGCCGTTGGGAAGGAGCCTGGGCAAAGCAGTGCTTTCCAGCCCGATGGTGGGGATGGATGAGACCAGGGTTCAGGTGCTTCATGAACCGGGGCGGAAGGCAACCGACAAGTCCTGCATGGTGGTGCAGGTCGGGACTTCCAAGACACGCAAGGCAATCCTGTTCACCTATCGCACGGGCAACAGCGGCAAGGAACTTTCCCCCTTGATCGAAGGCTACCGGGGCATCCTGCAAACGGATGGCCTGCAGCAATACATTCCCATAGGAAAGGGCACCGGGATCACCCATCTGTTGTGTTGGGCCCATGCCCGCCGTCGCTTCGCAGAGATTGTGAAGGCGAACCCCAAGGCGCAAAAGGCGAAAAAAGCCGTCACCCTGATAGGGAACCTTTACCATGCCGACAACCAGGTCAGGGAGCGATGGCTTGCAGGCGAGCTGGATGATGAAGCGTTCGTCGAGCAGCGCGCCACAGCAGCCAGGGAACCCCTGGCCGAACTGAGGGAGTTCCTTGACAGGAATGCAGGCATCCCGCCGAAAACCGAGCTCGGCAAGGCCTTTGAATATACCACCAGCCATTGGGATGGACTGGTCCGTTATTGCAACCATGCGCTTGCCCGTCTCGACAACAACGAGGTCGAGGCAAAGATCAGGCCATTCTCGATTGGAAGGAGCAACTGGCTGTTTGCCAACACCGTGAATGGTGCAAAGGCTTCCGCTCTGCTGTTCAGCCTGGTGGAAAGTGCAAAGGCAAACAACATCAATCCTGAGGATTATCTGTACCTGGTGATGGAAAAGGCCCCGGGATGCACTTCTGAAGAAGACTGGGAAGGCTTGCTTCCCTGGAACATCCCCATGGAAGAGGCAAGGCCTCTCAGGGAGTTCCTGCTCAGCGCCAAGCCTGACCCAAACAGGACTGAACCCTACATGCTGAGAGGAAAGTCCATCTAG
- a CDS encoding DDE-type integrase/transposase/recombinase — translation MDASKKEQVALFRFGLIFPLLDDRLKHGDITRLANQICEREHDIPFSGKKTVSMPTIYNWLNAYRRNRNIEDLYPKDRSDKGCRRRISSETEQALLVFRQQHPECKITTLVRMAEKQGIFLPSEVVDMTLIYRIFRNQRAKGKVPGDKDMRRLEMEHVNQVWYLDAMVGPKVYVGQGKERRLVVSKLFAIIDDKSRLVPYARFYRDETSESLLDCLWGAFNARGLPRQCHTDNGAAMRDERIKLGCAALEVNFTHSRPYTPTGKAKVERYFSTVRMQFLPTLGDNPLELYELNQRWLEYLDEYNGRYHAGIGMSPIQCYLGEIEAVRPAPPDLPRLFRKRVYRTVSKARTVSLDSVLLEVPLGYSGRKLELRYNTISDVEAFYDGESLGLLRPVDFHANSRAHRMKGVQQ, via the coding sequence ATGGATGCAAGCAAAAAGGAACAGGTAGCACTGTTCCGCTTCGGACTCATCTTCCCTCTGCTCGACGATCGGTTGAAGCATGGGGACATCACACGCCTGGCGAACCAGATTTGCGAGAGGGAGCACGACATACCGTTCTCCGGCAAGAAGACGGTGAGCATGCCGACGATTTACAACTGGCTGAATGCCTACCGCAGGAACAGGAACATCGAGGACCTGTATCCCAAGGACCGTTCGGACAAGGGCTGCCGCAGGAGAATCAGCAGCGAGACCGAGCAGGCACTGCTGGTATTCCGCCAGCAACATCCCGAATGCAAGATCACCACCTTGGTGAGGATGGCCGAGAAACAAGGCATCTTCCTGCCCTCGGAGGTGGTTGACATGACCCTCATCTACCGGATCTTCCGCAACCAGAGGGCCAAGGGGAAGGTCCCCGGCGACAAGGACATGCGCCGCCTTGAGATGGAGCATGTAAACCAGGTCTGGTACCTGGATGCAATGGTGGGCCCGAAGGTGTATGTGGGGCAGGGAAAGGAACGAAGGCTGGTTGTTTCCAAGCTGTTTGCAATCATAGATGACAAGAGCCGGCTTGTTCCCTATGCCCGTTTCTACCGTGACGAGACAAGCGAGAGCCTGCTGGATTGTCTCTGGGGTGCATTCAATGCAAGGGGACTGCCCCGCCAGTGCCACACCGACAATGGTGCGGCCATGAGGGATGAGCGGATAAAGCTCGGTTGTGCAGCCCTTGAGGTGAATTTCACACACTCAAGGCCCTACACCCCAACAGGGAAGGCGAAGGTGGAAAGATATTTTTCCACGGTACGCATGCAATTCCTGCCCACCCTGGGGGACAATCCCCTGGAGCTGTATGAGCTGAACCAGCGTTGGCTGGAATATCTTGATGAGTACAACGGCAGGTACCACGCCGGTATCGGGATGTCACCGATCCAGTGCTACCTGGGCGAGATTGAGGCGGTCAGGCCGGCCCCGCCGGACCTTCCCAGGCTGTTCAGGAAACGGGTGTACCGTACGGTTAGCAAGGCAAGGACGGTAAGCTTGGACTCGGTACTGCTTGAGGTTCCCCTGGGTTATTCAGGAAGGAAGCTGGAATTGCGTTACAACACCATCAGTGACGTTGAGGCATTCTATGACGGTGAGAGCCTCGGATTGCTCAGGCCGGTCGACTTTCATGCAAACTCACGAGCCCACAGGATGAAGGGGGTGCAGCAATGA